Below is a genomic region from Drosophila albomicans strain 15112-1751.03 chromosome 2R, ASM965048v2, whole genome shotgun sequence.
GCGACAATATGCGAGAGCGAAGCAAACGTTGCCAGTTAACTATATCAGACTTTATATGTATCAAATGTTTCGCAGTCTGGCATTTATGCACAGCTACGGGTTTTGTCATCGCGACATTAAGCCACAGAATATGTTGTTGGATTCGGAGACGGGGATCTTCAAGTTGTGTGACTTTGGCAGTGCCAAGCAATTGGTGCTGGGCGAAACAAATGTTTCGTACATCTGTTCGCGATACTATCGATCGCCTGAGTTGATCTTTGGCGCCACACAATACACCACCAAGATTGACATGTGGAGCGCCGGTTGTGTGTTGGCCGAGCTGCTGTTGGGTCAACTCATCTTTCCCGGCGACTCGGGCGTGGATCAAATTGTCGAGATAGTCAAGGTGATGGGCACTCCGACATCCGAGCAACTGCACAACATGAATCCAAACTAcaagcagttgcagctgccacaattGAAGCCACATCCGTGGAGCAAAGTCTTCCGCATTAAAACACCTCCCGAAGCCATCGATCTGGTGTCCAAGCTGCTCATCTATTCCCCCAACGAACGCATCTCCCCCTTGCAAGCTTGTGCCCACTCCTTCTTCGATGAGCTGCGCAACGAACCGAATCAACAGCTGCCCAGTGGACGCACAATGCCGCCGCTCTTCAATTTCTCCGACTACGAGAGGACCATCGAACCCAAGCTGATGTCCGTGCTAATGCCCAGCTCTACTAGCGAGAATGCTCTGCCCTCGAGTGCCTCAGGGCATCGAAATGCCGCTGGCGAGGACAGCAACACGAGCAGCGTGAGCACGGCCAGACCTCAGCTCAAGCAACCGACGCAACTACGAAAGGAACTGGAAAGTGGACGTGGACAAAAGTCGCCAGTGGTGGCTTTTAATAGCGCCACACGACGTGAGATGGGCAACGGTGATCATGTGGAAGCGGTGTGCTTCGATTGCGATGCTTCCACACCCGAGaccgatgacgatgatgatgacaacacCGAGGAGGCTGTGGATGATGAACGTCAGTTGGtgatgcacaacaacaacaatagtgcAGACAGTCCGCTGTCCAGCGATGAGCACGATGATCGACGAGGAGTTGACgttgatgacgacgacgacgacgacgatctcgacgatgatgatgatgatgatgatgtagATGTCGATgacaacgacgatgatgacgacgagaGCGATGCTgatgacaacgacgacgacgttgttGAGG
It encodes:
- the LOC117574946 gene encoding glycogen synthase kinase-3; the protein is MAAKASSNKVTTVVATIGFGPDTMTEISYVDTKVIGNGSFGVVFQAKLLPNNELIAIKKVLQDRRFKNRELQIMRKLKHQNIITLRYFFYSSGEKREEVFLNLVMDYMPETLYKVERQYARAKQTLPVNYIRLYMYQMFRSLAFMHSYGFCHRDIKPQNMLLDSETGIFKLCDFGSAKQLVLGETNVSYICSRYYRSPELIFGATQYTTKIDMWSAGCVLAELLLGQLIFPGDSGVDQIVEIVKVMGTPTSEQLHNMNPNYKQLQLPQLKPHPWSKVFRIKTPPEAIDLVSKLLIYSPNERISPLQACAHSFFDELRNEPNQQLPSGRTMPPLFNFSDYERTIEPKLMSVLMPSSTSENALPSSASGHRNAAGEDSNTSSVSTARPQLKQPTQLRKELESGRGQKSPVVAFNSATRREMGNGDHVEAVCFDCDASTPETDDDDDDNTEEAVDDERQLVMHNNNNSADSPLSSDEHDDRRGVDVDDDDDDDDLDDDDDDDDVDVDDNDDDDDESDADDNDDDVVEANEVR